In Rosa chinensis cultivar Old Blush chromosome 1, RchiOBHm-V2, whole genome shotgun sequence, a genomic segment contains:
- the LOC112202884 gene encoding uncharacterized protein LOC112202884: MAPYEALYGRQCRTPLCWNEVGERKLIGPEIVRITTEKVKLIKEKLRTAQSRQKSYADNRRKDLEFQKGYWVFLKLSPWKGVVRFGKRGKLSPRSIGPFMIKERVGPVAYKLILPPRLSKIHDVFHVSLLRKYIADPSHVLEEQPIRLKEDLTYEEKPIQILDRREQVLRNKTIPLVKVLWSNHLVEEATWEPEDLMRRQYPHLF, from the coding sequence ATGGCTCCTTACGAAGCTCTCTATGGAAGACAGTGCCGTACTCCATTGTGTTGGAATGAAGTAGGAGAAAGAAAGCTCATAGGCCCAGAGATCGTACGGATTACCACTGAAAAAGTTAAGTTGATCAAGGAGAAACTCAGGACAGCTCAaagtagacagaagagttatgcgGATAACCGCAGGAAAGACTTGGAGTTTCAAAAAGGTTATTGGGTATTCTTGAAATTGTCCCCTTGGAAGGGCGTTGTAAGATTTGGAAAGCGGGGGAAACTCAGTCCTCGATCTATTGGGCCTTTTATGATTAAAGAGCGAGTTGGCCCAGTGGCTTACAAATTAATACTACCTCCGAGGTTATCAAAGATTCATGATGTCTTCCACGTGTCCCTGCTCCGCAAGTATATTGCTGATCCTTCTCATGTCTTAGAAGAACAGCCTATTCGTTTGAAGGAGGACCTGACTTATGAGGAGAAACCAATCCAGATACTCGATAGAAGGGAGCAGGTCCTTAGAAACAAGACGATACCTTTAGTTAAGGTACTATGGAGTAATCATTTGGTggaagaagctacttgggaaccggAAGACCTAATGAGACGACAGTACCCCCATCTGTTCTGA